From a single Paramormyrops kingsleyae isolate MSU_618 chromosome 14, PKINGS_0.4, whole genome shotgun sequence genomic region:
- the numb gene encoding protein numb homolog isoform X2, with product MNKIRQSFRRKKDVYVPESSRPHQWQTDEEAVRNGKCSFAVKYLGHVEVQESRGMHICEDAVKRLKMDRKFLNGFLVKAGKKAVKAVLWVSADGLRVVDDKTKDLILDQTIEKVSFCAPDRNFERAFSYICRDGTTRRWICHCFMAVRDSGERLSHAVGCAFAACLERKQKREKECGVTATFDANRTTFTREGSFRVTTATEQAEREEVMRQMQDIKRVGDAEVKSAGSLNLPSVTVSPGAQLPAPSSPSSPSSPSPALGAQDPNLHAIPRPHAPVDALARQGSFRGFPALSQKTSPFKRQLSLRVNELPSTVQRKSDFPLESPVAEVDGEGESITSLCTQITSAFSVPVEDPFSSVPMPRPTSPQSPATPAQRPGLFAVNGSAPDCLPPAASLSAAPPSALPPPLPARDTNPWAKVPPAPTDCGPALSGGDWPSPTPPKASPAAPAGPPAHRRTPSEADRWLEEVSKSVRAQQPDPTAPVQAFPGSVPGPVAPGAPVAFIPPPLPPAAPLPPPRQPVYHTQAPSAYPIANGLPYSQPSVPIVGITPSQMVANVFGSATQTQVPPQPYPSPLVPYTQHNVAPMCNSFIKPQQIPSAPPVPLLAPNGSATFHGSDNWVPTSVPPPSSPAAPPPAHLHTDAFEVQWAALDSRARQHTSPSPTNPFSSELHKSFEIQL from the exons ATGAACAAAATCCGACAGAGCTTTCGGCGGAAGAAAGATGTGTACGTCCCCGAGTCCAGCCGGCCGCACCAATGGCAGACAGACGAGGAGGCTGTGCGTAACGGCAAGTGCAGCTTCGCCGTCAAG TACCTGGGCCACGTGGAGGTGCAGGAATCTCGGGGCATGCACATCTGTGAAGATGCTGTCAAGAGACTGAAGATG GACAGGAAATTCCTCAATGGCTTCCTTGTGAAA GCAGGAAAGAAGGCAGTGAAGGCTGTGTTATGGGTGTCTGCGGACGGCCTTCGGGTCGTGGACGACAAAACGAAG GACTTGATTCTGGACCAGACGATAGAGAAAGTGTCGTTCTGTGCCCCGGATCGGAACTTCGAGCGGGCCTTCTCGTACATATGCCGGGACGGAACCACGCGCCGTTGGATCTGCCACTGCTTCATGGCTGTTAGGGACTCG gGTGAACGGCTTAGCCATGCAGTGGGCTGTGCCTTTGCTGCCTGCCTTGAGCGCAAACAGAAGCGAGAGAAGGAGTGCGGCGTCACGGCGACCTTTGatgccaacagaaccacattcACCCGGGAGGGCTCCTTCCGTGTCACCACGGCAACCGAGCAGGCTGAACGAGAGGAGGTGATGAGGCAGATGCAGGACATCAAAAGAG TAGGGGACGCTGAAGTGAAAAGCGCCGGCTCTTTAAACCTGCCCTCTGTGACCGTGAGCCCTGGCGCACAGCTGCCTGCACCTTCCTCCCCCAGCTCACCATCATCGCCCTCGCCTGCTCTGGGGGCCCAGGATCCCAACCTGCACGCCATCCCGCGGCCACACGCCCCCGTCGACGCCTTGGCACGGCAAGGATCGTTCCGGGGCTTCCCGGCCCTCAGCCAGAAGACCTCGCCGTTCAAGCGCCAGCTTTCTCTGCGCGTCAACGAGCTGCCTTCCACCGTGCAGCGCAAGTCGGACTTCCCGCTGGAGAGCCCTG TCGCGGAGGTAGACGGAGAGGGGGAGAGCATTACGTCCTTGTGCACCCAGATCACGTCTGCGTTTAGTGTCCCTGTTGAGGACCCCTTCTCTTCCGTCCCGATGCCCAGGCCGACCTCGCCACAGTCACCCGCCACACCAG CCCAACGTCCCGGCTTGTTTGCAGTGAACGGCTCTGCTCCAGACTGTCTTCCACCTGCTGCCAGCCTCTCAGCTGCTCCCCCGTCAGCTCTGCCTCCCCCACTGCCGGCTCGGGACACAAACCCCTGGGCTAAGGTGCCCCCAGCTCCCACGGACTGTGGGCCTGCACTCTCAG GAGGAGATTGGCCaagccccaccccacccaaggCCAGCCCAGCTGCCCCCGCAGGCCCTCCTGCACACAGACGTACCCCTTCGGAGGCTGACCGATGGCTGGAGGAGGTTTCGAAGTCCGTGCGAGCCCAGCAGCCCGACCCCACAGCGCCTGTCCAGGCCTTTCCTGGCTCAGTTCCCGGTCCTGTagcccctggggctcctgtggcCTTCATTCCACCACCACTGCCCCCAGCTGCACCACTACCACCTCCCCGCCAACCTGTGTACCACACCCAGGCCCCCAGCGCTTATCCCATCGCCAATGGGTTGCCATATTCTCAGCCGAGTGTCCCCATAGTTGGCATCACACCTTCTCAGATGGTGGCCAACGTCTTTGGCTCTGCCACTCAAACACAGGTTCCACCGCAGCCCTACCCAAGTCCACTTGTCCCTTATACGCAGCATAATGTCGCCCCTATGTGTAATTCCTTTATTAAGCCTCAGCAGATTCCCTCCGCACCCCCTGTTCCTCTACTTGCACCTAATGGTAGTGCTACCTTCCATGGATCTGATAACTGGGTACCGACTTCCGTTCCCCCTCCATCCTCTCCTGCTGCGCCGCCCCCAGCCCATCTCCACACCGATGCCTTTGAGGTCCAGTGGGCTGCACTGGACAGTCGGGCTCGTCAACACACCAGTCCCTCGCCAACAAATCCATTCTCCAGTGAGCTGCACAAGTCCTTTGAAATCCAGCTTTAG
- the numb gene encoding protein numb homolog isoform X5: protein MNKIRQSFRRKKDVYVPESSRPHQWQTDEEAVRNGKCSFAVKYLGHVEVQESRGMHICEDAVKRLKMAGKKAVKAVLWVSADGLRVVDDKTKDLILDQTIEKVSFCAPDRNFERAFSYICRDGTTRRWICHCFMAVRDSGERLSHAVGCAFAACLERKQKREKECGVTATFDANRTTFTREGSFRVTTATEQAEREEVMRQMQDIKRVGDAEVKSAGSLNLPSVTVSPGAQLPAPSSPSSPSSPSPALGAQDPNLHAIPRPHAPVDALARQGSFRGFPALSQKTSPFKRQLSLRVNELPSTVQRKSDFPLESPVAEVDGEGESITSLCTQITSAFSVPVEDPFSSVPMPRPTSPQSPATPAQRPGLFAVNGSAPDCLPPAASLSAAPPSALPPPLPARDTNPWAKVPPAPTDCGPALSGGDWPSPTPPKASPAAPAGPPAHRRTPSEADRWLEEVSKSVRAQQPDPTAPVQAFPGSVPGPVAPGAPVAFIPPPLPPAAPLPPPRQPVYHTQAPSAYPIANGLPYSQPSVPIVGITPSQMVANVFGSATQTQVPPQPYPSPLVPYTQHNVAPMCNSFIKPQQIPSAPPVPLLAPNGSATFHGSDNWVPTSVPPPSSPAAPPPAHLHTDAFEVQWAALDSRARQHTSPSPTNPFSSELHKSFEIQL, encoded by the exons ATGAACAAAATCCGACAGAGCTTTCGGCGGAAGAAAGATGTGTACGTCCCCGAGTCCAGCCGGCCGCACCAATGGCAGACAGACGAGGAGGCTGTGCGTAACGGCAAGTGCAGCTTCGCCGTCAAG TACCTGGGCCACGTGGAGGTGCAGGAATCTCGGGGCATGCACATCTGTGAAGATGCTGTCAAGAGACTGAAGATG GCAGGAAAGAAGGCAGTGAAGGCTGTGTTATGGGTGTCTGCGGACGGCCTTCGGGTCGTGGACGACAAAACGAAG GACTTGATTCTGGACCAGACGATAGAGAAAGTGTCGTTCTGTGCCCCGGATCGGAACTTCGAGCGGGCCTTCTCGTACATATGCCGGGACGGAACCACGCGCCGTTGGATCTGCCACTGCTTCATGGCTGTTAGGGACTCG gGTGAACGGCTTAGCCATGCAGTGGGCTGTGCCTTTGCTGCCTGCCTTGAGCGCAAACAGAAGCGAGAGAAGGAGTGCGGCGTCACGGCGACCTTTGatgccaacagaaccacattcACCCGGGAGGGCTCCTTCCGTGTCACCACGGCAACCGAGCAGGCTGAACGAGAGGAGGTGATGAGGCAGATGCAGGACATCAAAAGAG TAGGGGACGCTGAAGTGAAAAGCGCCGGCTCTTTAAACCTGCCCTCTGTGACCGTGAGCCCTGGCGCACAGCTGCCTGCACCTTCCTCCCCCAGCTCACCATCATCGCCCTCGCCTGCTCTGGGGGCCCAGGATCCCAACCTGCACGCCATCCCGCGGCCACACGCCCCCGTCGACGCCTTGGCACGGCAAGGATCGTTCCGGGGCTTCCCGGCCCTCAGCCAGAAGACCTCGCCGTTCAAGCGCCAGCTTTCTCTGCGCGTCAACGAGCTGCCTTCCACCGTGCAGCGCAAGTCGGACTTCCCGCTGGAGAGCCCTG TCGCGGAGGTAGACGGAGAGGGGGAGAGCATTACGTCCTTGTGCACCCAGATCACGTCTGCGTTTAGTGTCCCTGTTGAGGACCCCTTCTCTTCCGTCCCGATGCCCAGGCCGACCTCGCCACAGTCACCCGCCACACCAG CCCAACGTCCCGGCTTGTTTGCAGTGAACGGCTCTGCTCCAGACTGTCTTCCACCTGCTGCCAGCCTCTCAGCTGCTCCCCCGTCAGCTCTGCCTCCCCCACTGCCGGCTCGGGACACAAACCCCTGGGCTAAGGTGCCCCCAGCTCCCACGGACTGTGGGCCTGCACTCTCAG GAGGAGATTGGCCaagccccaccccacccaaggCCAGCCCAGCTGCCCCCGCAGGCCCTCCTGCACACAGACGTACCCCTTCGGAGGCTGACCGATGGCTGGAGGAGGTTTCGAAGTCCGTGCGAGCCCAGCAGCCCGACCCCACAGCGCCTGTCCAGGCCTTTCCTGGCTCAGTTCCCGGTCCTGTagcccctggggctcctgtggcCTTCATTCCACCACCACTGCCCCCAGCTGCACCACTACCACCTCCCCGCCAACCTGTGTACCACACCCAGGCCCCCAGCGCTTATCCCATCGCCAATGGGTTGCCATATTCTCAGCCGAGTGTCCCCATAGTTGGCATCACACCTTCTCAGATGGTGGCCAACGTCTTTGGCTCTGCCACTCAAACACAGGTTCCACCGCAGCCCTACCCAAGTCCACTTGTCCCTTATACGCAGCATAATGTCGCCCCTATGTGTAATTCCTTTATTAAGCCTCAGCAGATTCCCTCCGCACCCCCTGTTCCTCTACTTGCACCTAATGGTAGTGCTACCTTCCATGGATCTGATAACTGGGTACCGACTTCCGTTCCCCCTCCATCCTCTCCTGCTGCGCCGCCCCCAGCCCATCTCCACACCGATGCCTTTGAGGTCCAGTGGGCTGCACTGGACAGTCGGGCTCGTCAACACACCAGTCCCTCGCCAACAAATCCATTCTCCAGTGAGCTGCACAAGTCCTTTGAAATCCAGCTTTAG
- the numb gene encoding protein numb homolog isoform X4: MNKIRQSFRRKKDVYVPESSRPHQWQTDEEAVRNGKCSFAVKYLGHVEVQESRGMHICEDAVKRLKMVCVQAGKKAVKAVLWVSADGLRVVDDKTKDLILDQTIEKVSFCAPDRNFERAFSYICRDGTTRRWICHCFMAVRDSGERLSHAVGCAFAACLERKQKREKECGVTATFDANRTTFTREGSFRVTTATEQAEREEVMRQMQDIKRVGDAEVKSAGSLNLPSVTVSPGAQLPAPSSPSSPSSPSPALGAQDPNLHAIPRPHAPVDALARQGSFRGFPALSQKTSPFKRQLSLRVNELPSTVQRKSDFPLESPVAEVDGEGESITSLCTQITSAFSVPVEDPFSSVPMPRPTSPQSPATPAQRPGLFAVNGSAPDCLPPAASLSAAPPSALPPPLPARDTNPWAKVPPAPTDCGPALSGGDWPSPTPPKASPAAPAGPPAHRRTPSEADRWLEEVSKSVRAQQPDPTAPVQAFPGSVPGPVAPGAPVAFIPPPLPPAAPLPPPRQPVYHTQAPSAYPIANGLPYSQPSVPIVGITPSQMVANVFGSATQTQVPPQPYPSPLVPYTQHNVAPMCNSFIKPQQIPSAPPVPLLAPNGSATFHGSDNWVPTSVPPPSSPAAPPPAHLHTDAFEVQWAALDSRARQHTSPSPTNPFSSELHKSFEIQL; encoded by the exons ATGAACAAAATCCGACAGAGCTTTCGGCGGAAGAAAGATGTGTACGTCCCCGAGTCCAGCCGGCCGCACCAATGGCAGACAGACGAGGAGGCTGTGCGTAACGGCAAGTGCAGCTTCGCCGTCAAG TACCTGGGCCACGTGGAGGTGCAGGAATCTCGGGGCATGCACATCTGTGAAGATGCTGTCAAGAGACTGAAGATGGTATGTGTTCAG GCAGGAAAGAAGGCAGTGAAGGCTGTGTTATGGGTGTCTGCGGACGGCCTTCGGGTCGTGGACGACAAAACGAAG GACTTGATTCTGGACCAGACGATAGAGAAAGTGTCGTTCTGTGCCCCGGATCGGAACTTCGAGCGGGCCTTCTCGTACATATGCCGGGACGGAACCACGCGCCGTTGGATCTGCCACTGCTTCATGGCTGTTAGGGACTCG gGTGAACGGCTTAGCCATGCAGTGGGCTGTGCCTTTGCTGCCTGCCTTGAGCGCAAACAGAAGCGAGAGAAGGAGTGCGGCGTCACGGCGACCTTTGatgccaacagaaccacattcACCCGGGAGGGCTCCTTCCGTGTCACCACGGCAACCGAGCAGGCTGAACGAGAGGAGGTGATGAGGCAGATGCAGGACATCAAAAGAG TAGGGGACGCTGAAGTGAAAAGCGCCGGCTCTTTAAACCTGCCCTCTGTGACCGTGAGCCCTGGCGCACAGCTGCCTGCACCTTCCTCCCCCAGCTCACCATCATCGCCCTCGCCTGCTCTGGGGGCCCAGGATCCCAACCTGCACGCCATCCCGCGGCCACACGCCCCCGTCGACGCCTTGGCACGGCAAGGATCGTTCCGGGGCTTCCCGGCCCTCAGCCAGAAGACCTCGCCGTTCAAGCGCCAGCTTTCTCTGCGCGTCAACGAGCTGCCTTCCACCGTGCAGCGCAAGTCGGACTTCCCGCTGGAGAGCCCTG TCGCGGAGGTAGACGGAGAGGGGGAGAGCATTACGTCCTTGTGCACCCAGATCACGTCTGCGTTTAGTGTCCCTGTTGAGGACCCCTTCTCTTCCGTCCCGATGCCCAGGCCGACCTCGCCACAGTCACCCGCCACACCAG CCCAACGTCCCGGCTTGTTTGCAGTGAACGGCTCTGCTCCAGACTGTCTTCCACCTGCTGCCAGCCTCTCAGCTGCTCCCCCGTCAGCTCTGCCTCCCCCACTGCCGGCTCGGGACACAAACCCCTGGGCTAAGGTGCCCCCAGCTCCCACGGACTGTGGGCCTGCACTCTCAG GAGGAGATTGGCCaagccccaccccacccaaggCCAGCCCAGCTGCCCCCGCAGGCCCTCCTGCACACAGACGTACCCCTTCGGAGGCTGACCGATGGCTGGAGGAGGTTTCGAAGTCCGTGCGAGCCCAGCAGCCCGACCCCACAGCGCCTGTCCAGGCCTTTCCTGGCTCAGTTCCCGGTCCTGTagcccctggggctcctgtggcCTTCATTCCACCACCACTGCCCCCAGCTGCACCACTACCACCTCCCCGCCAACCTGTGTACCACACCCAGGCCCCCAGCGCTTATCCCATCGCCAATGGGTTGCCATATTCTCAGCCGAGTGTCCCCATAGTTGGCATCACACCTTCTCAGATGGTGGCCAACGTCTTTGGCTCTGCCACTCAAACACAGGTTCCACCGCAGCCCTACCCAAGTCCACTTGTCCCTTATACGCAGCATAATGTCGCCCCTATGTGTAATTCCTTTATTAAGCCTCAGCAGATTCCCTCCGCACCCCCTGTTCCTCTACTTGCACCTAATGGTAGTGCTACCTTCCATGGATCTGATAACTGGGTACCGACTTCCGTTCCCCCTCCATCCTCTCCTGCTGCGCCGCCCCCAGCCCATCTCCACACCGATGCCTTTGAGGTCCAGTGGGCTGCACTGGACAGTCGGGCTCGTCAACACACCAGTCCCTCGCCAACAAATCCATTCTCCAGTGAGCTGCACAAGTCCTTTGAAATCCAGCTTTAG
- the numb gene encoding protein numb homolog isoform X1 codes for MNKIRQSFRRKKDVYVPESSRPHQWQTDEEAVRNGKCSFAVKYLGHVEVQESRGMHICEDAVKRLKMVCVQDRKFLNGFLVKAGKKAVKAVLWVSADGLRVVDDKTKDLILDQTIEKVSFCAPDRNFERAFSYICRDGTTRRWICHCFMAVRDSGERLSHAVGCAFAACLERKQKREKECGVTATFDANRTTFTREGSFRVTTATEQAEREEVMRQMQDIKRVGDAEVKSAGSLNLPSVTVSPGAQLPAPSSPSSPSSPSPALGAQDPNLHAIPRPHAPVDALARQGSFRGFPALSQKTSPFKRQLSLRVNELPSTVQRKSDFPLESPVAEVDGEGESITSLCTQITSAFSVPVEDPFSSVPMPRPTSPQSPATPAQRPGLFAVNGSAPDCLPPAASLSAAPPSALPPPLPARDTNPWAKVPPAPTDCGPALSGGDWPSPTPPKASPAAPAGPPAHRRTPSEADRWLEEVSKSVRAQQPDPTAPVQAFPGSVPGPVAPGAPVAFIPPPLPPAAPLPPPRQPVYHTQAPSAYPIANGLPYSQPSVPIVGITPSQMVANVFGSATQTQVPPQPYPSPLVPYTQHNVAPMCNSFIKPQQIPSAPPVPLLAPNGSATFHGSDNWVPTSVPPPSSPAAPPPAHLHTDAFEVQWAALDSRARQHTSPSPTNPFSSELHKSFEIQL; via the exons ATGAACAAAATCCGACAGAGCTTTCGGCGGAAGAAAGATGTGTACGTCCCCGAGTCCAGCCGGCCGCACCAATGGCAGACAGACGAGGAGGCTGTGCGTAACGGCAAGTGCAGCTTCGCCGTCAAG TACCTGGGCCACGTGGAGGTGCAGGAATCTCGGGGCATGCACATCTGTGAAGATGCTGTCAAGAGACTGAAGATGGTATGTGTTCAG GACAGGAAATTCCTCAATGGCTTCCTTGTGAAA GCAGGAAAGAAGGCAGTGAAGGCTGTGTTATGGGTGTCTGCGGACGGCCTTCGGGTCGTGGACGACAAAACGAAG GACTTGATTCTGGACCAGACGATAGAGAAAGTGTCGTTCTGTGCCCCGGATCGGAACTTCGAGCGGGCCTTCTCGTACATATGCCGGGACGGAACCACGCGCCGTTGGATCTGCCACTGCTTCATGGCTGTTAGGGACTCG gGTGAACGGCTTAGCCATGCAGTGGGCTGTGCCTTTGCTGCCTGCCTTGAGCGCAAACAGAAGCGAGAGAAGGAGTGCGGCGTCACGGCGACCTTTGatgccaacagaaccacattcACCCGGGAGGGCTCCTTCCGTGTCACCACGGCAACCGAGCAGGCTGAACGAGAGGAGGTGATGAGGCAGATGCAGGACATCAAAAGAG TAGGGGACGCTGAAGTGAAAAGCGCCGGCTCTTTAAACCTGCCCTCTGTGACCGTGAGCCCTGGCGCACAGCTGCCTGCACCTTCCTCCCCCAGCTCACCATCATCGCCCTCGCCTGCTCTGGGGGCCCAGGATCCCAACCTGCACGCCATCCCGCGGCCACACGCCCCCGTCGACGCCTTGGCACGGCAAGGATCGTTCCGGGGCTTCCCGGCCCTCAGCCAGAAGACCTCGCCGTTCAAGCGCCAGCTTTCTCTGCGCGTCAACGAGCTGCCTTCCACCGTGCAGCGCAAGTCGGACTTCCCGCTGGAGAGCCCTG TCGCGGAGGTAGACGGAGAGGGGGAGAGCATTACGTCCTTGTGCACCCAGATCACGTCTGCGTTTAGTGTCCCTGTTGAGGACCCCTTCTCTTCCGTCCCGATGCCCAGGCCGACCTCGCCACAGTCACCCGCCACACCAG CCCAACGTCCCGGCTTGTTTGCAGTGAACGGCTCTGCTCCAGACTGTCTTCCACCTGCTGCCAGCCTCTCAGCTGCTCCCCCGTCAGCTCTGCCTCCCCCACTGCCGGCTCGGGACACAAACCCCTGGGCTAAGGTGCCCCCAGCTCCCACGGACTGTGGGCCTGCACTCTCAG GAGGAGATTGGCCaagccccaccccacccaaggCCAGCCCAGCTGCCCCCGCAGGCCCTCCTGCACACAGACGTACCCCTTCGGAGGCTGACCGATGGCTGGAGGAGGTTTCGAAGTCCGTGCGAGCCCAGCAGCCCGACCCCACAGCGCCTGTCCAGGCCTTTCCTGGCTCAGTTCCCGGTCCTGTagcccctggggctcctgtggcCTTCATTCCACCACCACTGCCCCCAGCTGCACCACTACCACCTCCCCGCCAACCTGTGTACCACACCCAGGCCCCCAGCGCTTATCCCATCGCCAATGGGTTGCCATATTCTCAGCCGAGTGTCCCCATAGTTGGCATCACACCTTCTCAGATGGTGGCCAACGTCTTTGGCTCTGCCACTCAAACACAGGTTCCACCGCAGCCCTACCCAAGTCCACTTGTCCCTTATACGCAGCATAATGTCGCCCCTATGTGTAATTCCTTTATTAAGCCTCAGCAGATTCCCTCCGCACCCCCTGTTCCTCTACTTGCACCTAATGGTAGTGCTACCTTCCATGGATCTGATAACTGGGTACCGACTTCCGTTCCCCCTCCATCCTCTCCTGCTGCGCCGCCCCCAGCCCATCTCCACACCGATGCCTTTGAGGTCCAGTGGGCTGCACTGGACAGTCGGGCTCGTCAACACACCAGTCCCTCGCCAACAAATCCATTCTCCAGTGAGCTGCACAAGTCCTTTGAAATCCAGCTTTAG
- the numb gene encoding protein numb homolog isoform X3: MNKIRQSFRRKKDVYVPESSRPHQWQTDEEAVRNGKCSFAVKYLGHVEVQESRGMHICEDAVKRLKMVCVQDRKFLNGFLVKAGKKAVKAVLWVSADGLRVVDDKTKDLILDQTIEKVSFCAPDRNFERAFSYICRDGTTRRWICHCFMAVRDSGERLSHAVGCAFAACLERKQKREKECGVTATFDANRTTFTREGSFRVTTATEQAEREEVMRQMQDIKRVGDAEVKSAGSLNLPSVTVSPGAQLPAPSSPSSPSSPSPALGAQDPNLHAIPRPHAPVDALARQGSFRGFPALSQKTSPFKRQLSLRVNELPSTVQRKSDFPLESPVAEVDGEGESITSLCTQITSAFSVPVEDPFSSVPMPRPTSPQSPATPVNGSAPDCLPPAASLSAAPPSALPPPLPARDTNPWAKVPPAPTDCGPALSGGDWPSPTPPKASPAAPAGPPAHRRTPSEADRWLEEVSKSVRAQQPDPTAPVQAFPGSVPGPVAPGAPVAFIPPPLPPAAPLPPPRQPVYHTQAPSAYPIANGLPYSQPSVPIVGITPSQMVANVFGSATQTQVPPQPYPSPLVPYTQHNVAPMCNSFIKPQQIPSAPPVPLLAPNGSATFHGSDNWVPTSVPPPSSPAAPPPAHLHTDAFEVQWAALDSRARQHTSPSPTNPFSSELHKSFEIQL, encoded by the exons ATGAACAAAATCCGACAGAGCTTTCGGCGGAAGAAAGATGTGTACGTCCCCGAGTCCAGCCGGCCGCACCAATGGCAGACAGACGAGGAGGCTGTGCGTAACGGCAAGTGCAGCTTCGCCGTCAAG TACCTGGGCCACGTGGAGGTGCAGGAATCTCGGGGCATGCACATCTGTGAAGATGCTGTCAAGAGACTGAAGATGGTATGTGTTCAG GACAGGAAATTCCTCAATGGCTTCCTTGTGAAA GCAGGAAAGAAGGCAGTGAAGGCTGTGTTATGGGTGTCTGCGGACGGCCTTCGGGTCGTGGACGACAAAACGAAG GACTTGATTCTGGACCAGACGATAGAGAAAGTGTCGTTCTGTGCCCCGGATCGGAACTTCGAGCGGGCCTTCTCGTACATATGCCGGGACGGAACCACGCGCCGTTGGATCTGCCACTGCTTCATGGCTGTTAGGGACTCG gGTGAACGGCTTAGCCATGCAGTGGGCTGTGCCTTTGCTGCCTGCCTTGAGCGCAAACAGAAGCGAGAGAAGGAGTGCGGCGTCACGGCGACCTTTGatgccaacagaaccacattcACCCGGGAGGGCTCCTTCCGTGTCACCACGGCAACCGAGCAGGCTGAACGAGAGGAGGTGATGAGGCAGATGCAGGACATCAAAAGAG TAGGGGACGCTGAAGTGAAAAGCGCCGGCTCTTTAAACCTGCCCTCTGTGACCGTGAGCCCTGGCGCACAGCTGCCTGCACCTTCCTCCCCCAGCTCACCATCATCGCCCTCGCCTGCTCTGGGGGCCCAGGATCCCAACCTGCACGCCATCCCGCGGCCACACGCCCCCGTCGACGCCTTGGCACGGCAAGGATCGTTCCGGGGCTTCCCGGCCCTCAGCCAGAAGACCTCGCCGTTCAAGCGCCAGCTTTCTCTGCGCGTCAACGAGCTGCCTTCCACCGTGCAGCGCAAGTCGGACTTCCCGCTGGAGAGCCCTG TCGCGGAGGTAGACGGAGAGGGGGAGAGCATTACGTCCTTGTGCACCCAGATCACGTCTGCGTTTAGTGTCCCTGTTGAGGACCCCTTCTCTTCCGTCCCGATGCCCAGGCCGACCTCGCCACAGTCACCCGCCACACCAG TGAACGGCTCTGCTCCAGACTGTCTTCCACCTGCTGCCAGCCTCTCAGCTGCTCCCCCGTCAGCTCTGCCTCCCCCACTGCCGGCTCGGGACACAAACCCCTGGGCTAAGGTGCCCCCAGCTCCCACGGACTGTGGGCCTGCACTCTCAG GAGGAGATTGGCCaagccccaccccacccaaggCCAGCCCAGCTGCCCCCGCAGGCCCTCCTGCACACAGACGTACCCCTTCGGAGGCTGACCGATGGCTGGAGGAGGTTTCGAAGTCCGTGCGAGCCCAGCAGCCCGACCCCACAGCGCCTGTCCAGGCCTTTCCTGGCTCAGTTCCCGGTCCTGTagcccctggggctcctgtggcCTTCATTCCACCACCACTGCCCCCAGCTGCACCACTACCACCTCCCCGCCAACCTGTGTACCACACCCAGGCCCCCAGCGCTTATCCCATCGCCAATGGGTTGCCATATTCTCAGCCGAGTGTCCCCATAGTTGGCATCACACCTTCTCAGATGGTGGCCAACGTCTTTGGCTCTGCCACTCAAACACAGGTTCCACCGCAGCCCTACCCAAGTCCACTTGTCCCTTATACGCAGCATAATGTCGCCCCTATGTGTAATTCCTTTATTAAGCCTCAGCAGATTCCCTCCGCACCCCCTGTTCCTCTACTTGCACCTAATGGTAGTGCTACCTTCCATGGATCTGATAACTGGGTACCGACTTCCGTTCCCCCTCCATCCTCTCCTGCTGCGCCGCCCCCAGCCCATCTCCACACCGATGCCTTTGAGGTCCAGTGGGCTGCACTGGACAGTCGGGCTCGTCAACACACCAGTCCCTCGCCAACAAATCCATTCTCCAGTGAGCTGCACAAGTCCTTTGAAATCCAGCTTTAG